The genomic interval TTTGTTTAGTGGGTTGATGCGCTTATTAATCATGACCACCTGCTGTGGTTATTAAAAGTACTAACTACCGTAAGAGTGTTTTTAGCTCAGGGGGTATGTGTGTTTATAAATAATAGAAGGATCCCGATTGATTTTCCAGGTGTTTTAACTTTTGTTTTTACACTGCGCTATCTTAAACCCGTTCAGATTTACGGTCGTGCTTTATATGCCTTAAAACGTCAGTTCTATCGTGTCAACGGTCTTACAGCTTTGCGGAAAAAAGCTGCAGAACTTAAACCAACACTTCAGCAGCCACAGAAAATACAAATTACGTTTGACTTTTTAAACGTTAAAGAAACCTACCCTCTTGATTCCATAAAATGGGTGGACAACACCAAGGAAAAACTTTGGCGATATAACCAGCATTACTTTGACTTTCTCCTTAAAAATAACTACACAAAAGAAAAAGCGATTGAAAAACTGTACTTGGTTTTGGACTGGATAGAAAAGAATTCTTATGAAACCACTGAGGCCTGGGAGCCGTTTGTTATTTCAAAGAGGGTTGTAAATTGGACAAAGTGGCTTAAAGACTCAAAGTATCACTTTACTAATGATGATGAAATCAGGCTTGTTATATATGAATCCATCTGTATTCAGTGCAAACGCTTGTATCAAGACATAGAGTACCACGTTCAGGCAAACCATCTGTTTGAAAATCTAAAGGCTCTTTTTATAACGGCAGCGTTTTTAATTGAAAATGGCTACAAGGTAAACCATTTTATAAACCAGTTGATTTTTAGCGCTAAGGAACTGACAATTGAGATTAATGAGCAGATACTCGATGACGGCGGCCACTATGAGGTAACTCCCATGTACCACGAGCAGATCCTCTCCGGTATGGTTGAAATCAATCTTGCTGCTGGAGATGCTCTTGAAATTGAGAATTTAAGTGTCAACCAAGTAACTGCACTTGAAAAGCTGCATTGTCTATGCAGCGTAAAGATTAAAAAGATGAAGCACTGGCTTTCTTTTATGGTGCACCCAGACGGTAAATTTTCCCTGTTTAACGATACATCGCTTATAAAACCTAAAGAACTTGATGAAGAACATGAATTACTACAATATACGGACAGTTTCGAGTTTTTTGAAAATTCCGGTTATTTTATTAGACACTGGGGCGGCGGGTTTTATTTTATTATAGACTCCGGCAGTCCCTCTCCGGAGTATCAACCAGGGCATTCGCACTGTGACTCCATGTCGTATGAGTTGTCGCTTGCCGGTCAGCGGGTGATTGTGGACACTGGAGTCGGCTCGTATCAGGATCCGTCTGTCAGAAACTACTGCAGACGCACTGCTGCCCATAATTTACCAGTTATAGAGGGTGTAGAGCAGTCAGAGATATGGGCATTTTTCAGGATGGGGCGCCGCTCCTGTGTTTTGGAAAGGAACTACAATGTCAGCGCCGATACATTTTCTTGTTTGATAGCCGATTACAACGGAAACATTTTTGAAAGAAAGGTGGTCTTTGAAAAATACTCCTTAACGGTTACCGATGTACTAAGAAAACGCATATCTGCCGGCGCTTTTAAATCTCTTGTGCATATACATCCTGATGTGTTGGTTAAACCAGAAGGCAGCAATAAGATTTCTCTTTCAACTCCTAAAACCGTGTTTAATATTCTGTCAGAGAGCAACCTAAGCGTGCAGGAGTCAAAATATTATCCTGAGTTTGGAAAGGAAATGAGTAACAACGTTATTATCGCAGAGCAAACTAGCAGCAGCACGATAAGTTATCAGATTAATTTTTAGGCAATAGTCTTATCGTAAATACGCAATTTTACTAAGTTGTTAGGCATTATCCCAAGTTACGTTACCTTCTTCATCTTTTGGATAGTCTGAGGCAACTTCTTCATGAAGCACTCTCTTTTGTCTATCAAATACTTTGGTCGCTTGCTGCCATTTGCCATTTACCTTCTTTAGTCTAATTTTTTGACTGTAACTGCCGTTTCTTGCCGTAAAAGTAACATTGTATGACTGTTTGTTTTCGTGCTCCACATTCCATGGTTGTTCAAACATTTTTCCAAGTCCATGAGTCAAAATACCTAAATCTATATTTATACTACATTCTGCCAAATTTTCAAGAGTTGGATTACTTTTTATTTTTTCAAATTTCTGTAAATCTAATATACGAGCTGTTACATCATAGTGAGGATATTCCCCAACATGTATGGCCGTCAATATTCCAGTATTAGTATTAGAATTAAGCGAACCTATCGCAAAATAAGTGAAACTGTCTCCTCCTGTTAAGTTACAAATCATTTCATTGGTTTTTTTCTCAAATGTAAGTAACAACTTATTGAAGCGAGTATCCATTAAAGAAAAGTTTTCTTCTACCTTTGATTGCTTTATTACACGAAATATTTGGCCAGTAAGCCAACTAATGAAGAAAAAAGCGGGAGCAAATAAGGTTAATACATCTTTGACGCACAGATTTTTTTTGCTACTATTTCCGAATATATTAAACAAAAGCCAAACGGTAGAACCGAGTAAAGGTATCCAAAATTCTTTTAGTAATTGTTTGACAATTTTCAATCTGATATCCTCCTGTCATGTTTTTTCCATTGACACATAAGACAAACGTTAAAGTTCTTCAAAAAAAATCTCTTTCGCTGATTTCATGCCAGCGATCCATTTCAATGGGTATAGTATGGCTCATTTACACAAATAACATCAAGTATATGTAATAAAAAATGTAGGGTACTTTTTTTTTAAGGCGACGGCGGCATTTTTCTTTTTCACAGCGTCGTGGCAAAATTGTTCCAACACAAAGAAGGACTGCTCCTCAGAACTCTTTAAGTCATTTCTGCAACAACAGGTGAGCAGTTGTCAACACCTGACACATATGAACGCTATTTAACGATGCCTAAGATTTTGGAGATAAGGTCTATTGCCCGTGGATTTGCCAAAATTATGAGGAAAGCAAGAATTAGGAAATATAGCTTCATTTCAAGACGGACATTTTTAAATTCGCTTTTCATCCTTTCCTCAAGCAATAGCAAATCGGCTTTAGTAGCAAAATCTTTTAATAACTCTTCTTTGGCTTTACGAGGAGTTTCCTCAATAGCTTCCACCAAAGCCTTAGTTTCAGCGTCACCGATCTTATCTTTAAGCATCGTATATAATTCAATTGTCGTTGCCATGCCTTTAGAATATCATAAAAACAAACTAATTGCAATCCCCTTAACAACCCTAAATTTGCCGAGGGGTCTCCCCAGTGGGAGACAACCTTGACGCTCTTTATCGTCAATCTGTACAATGAATAAAATGAGAAAAATACTATTTTTTTCAGAGAATTTTCCACCTGAAGTAAATGCCGCCTCAACGCGGGTATATGAGCGTGCGTGTTATTGGGTTAAGTGGGGATATGACGTAACTGTGATAACCTGTGCTCCCAATTTTCCTCAGGGACGCCTTTATCCGGGGTATAAAAACAAATGGCATCAGGTTGAGTTCATGGACGGGATTCGCGTGGTAAGAGTCAAAACCTTCATCAGTAAAAACGAGGGTGTTGCTCTTAGAACTCTGGATTTCCTCTCCTATAACATAACAGCAGTGGCAGCCGCAATTTTTGAAAATAAACCGGATGTCGCAATTTCAACATCTCCGCAGTTTTTTGCAGCAGTGGCTGGATGGATGGTGTCAGAGGCACGCAGAATACCGTTTATATTTGAACTTGGAGATCTGTGGCCAGCATCAATTGCAGCCGTTGGGGTCATGAAGCGGGGAAATATCCTTCTAAAAATGGTTGAAAAACTAGAGCTTTACCTCTATGACAGGGCGGCTCATGTGGTCTCTCTTACAAACTCATTTAAAGAGGATTTAGTAAGGAGAGGTGTTCCGGAGGATAAAATAACTGTGGTGATTAACGGCGTGGATTTGCCCCGTTATGCTCCTATGCCAAAAGACCCAGAGCTTATGAGTACACTTCATCTTGACGAAAAATTTGTGGTTGGCTACATTGGCACACAGGGAGCTGCCCACGGTCTTGAAAATGTGATTGAGGCAGCTAAAATAATAAATGACCACAGTGATGACATCTGTTTTCTCTTTGTTGGAACAGGCTCAGAGCATGAAAAACTTAAAGCAAAAGTTGAACAATTTAATCTCTCATCACATGTGCTCTTTGTGCCGCCTAAACCCAAAGCTGAGATGCCCAAATACTGGAGTCTCTGTGATGTGGCGCTAATTCATCTAAAAAACTCACCGGTGTTTAAAACCGTGATACCCTCAAAAATGTTTGAAGCCATGGGAATGGGGCTGCCGCTTCTGGTAGTTTCCCCCGAAGGTGAGGCCAGTGCAATTGTACAAAGAGAAGGTTGCGGATTGTGGTGTCCTGCCGGAGAGCCACAACTATTTTCTAAAAATATCCTGTTTCTTAAAGAAAACCCTGCAAAACTCAAAGATTTCTCTGCTAAGAGCCTTGATGCTTCCCAGAGATATACTAGAGAAACGCAGGCTAAAAAAATGATAGATGTGGTAGAAAACGTTATAAACACTCCATTTATGACAGGAGATTAAACAAATGAGACTAAGCAGGGTTTTAGTGACAGGAGCAAACGGATTTATCGGCCGGGCAGTGTGTCAATATTTGGAAAATGCGGGGTTTAATGTAAGAGCTGCTGTAAGAAATCTTGATGACGGGGTCAGAGAGATTCTGCCTGATGTCAAAGACTTTTGCGAAATAAAGGACATTGGCCCGGATGCCGTATTTGGGAACGCCTTAAACGGAGTTGATGCAGTTGTACACCTTGCGGCAAGGGTTCATGTGATGAAAGAGTGGGCATCAGATCCTCTTGTTGAGTTTAGAAAAGTTAACACCATTGGCACAAAAAGGCTATATGAGGAGGCGATGGCTAATGGTGTAAAAAAGTTTATCTTCATAAGCACAGTTAAAGTTAATGGTGAAAAAACAACCAACAGACCCTTTACAGAACACGACACCCCTCGTCCTCAGGACTCCTATTCAACATCAAAACTTGAAGCCGAGGAAATCCTCACAGAACTGTGTGAATATGACTCGCCAACTGCTGTAACGATATTGCGCATTCCGCTTGTCTATGGGCCGTTTGTTAAAGGTAACTTTCTAAGGCTTCTTGAAATAACCTCTAAAAACATCCCACTTCCTCTTAAAAACGTCAATAACCGCCGCAGCATGTTGTACGTAGGTAATCTTGCCAGCGCCATAGAGACCACTTTACACGATTTAAGCAAGGGAGTTAAAACTTATATGGTTTCTGACACTGTGGATATCTCAACTCCAAAGCTTATTACGATGATTTCAAAGGAAATGGGCAAAGACCCAATACTATTACCCTTTCCTGTCCCGCTATTGCGGCTGGCCGGTGCATTAACCGGTTTTAGTGATGAGCTTGACAGGCTCCTGGGCTCTCTCACTGTTTCCACATACAGGATAAAGCTTGATCTTAACTGGAGCCCTCCTTATGATGTTTCTTACGGCATACGAGACATGGTTCAGTGGTTTACCAGCAAGACAATCAAGGATTAGGCAGAGGCTATGATATTTTACTTATCTGCGGCAATAGCCTTCATATTTGCATATCTGATATGGAAGCAAGGATTTAGGTTTTCACTTGTTGACATACCTAATGCCAGAAGTTCGCACGTACATCCTACGCCAAGAGGCGGCGGGCTTGGTATAGCCGTTGCAGTTTTAACCTGTGGGCTGCTTACAACCAATAACCATTGGTTGGTGCTCATAGTATTTGCAATGGGAATTCTTGGCTTTTTAGAGGATATATTTAGTTTATCCACAGTGTTGCGGTTAATAGTTCAACTAATACTTTCAGTATTGATGGTTTATTTCACCCTTAACATCCCTCACACACCTCTTGAAATCATGCTTTTTATTTTTTGGTGTATTTTTCTAACGGCTACAGCTAATTTCTATAATTTTATGGACGGGATAAACGGGATAGCCGGAGTTACCGGAGTAACAGGTTTTCTATTCATGGCTGTGTATGCGCTTTTAGGAGCAATGCAATATGATGCCGGTCTCTTTGCAGTGATACTGTGCGGAGCTTGTGCTGGATTCTTACCGCTTAATTTTCCTAAAGGGAGGGTTTTTATGGGAGATGTGGGAAGTCTCCTTCTTGGCTTTGCTTTTGCCTATATGGTCATGAAGATGTCAACATCTGTTGGCACATTTATATGTCTTACAATGTTTCTTTGCACTTTTTATGCTGACAGTATTGTGACGATTTATTATCGTTTAAGTTTAGGAGAGAATCTGACACAAGCTCACAGACGCCACCTGTACCAGTACATGAGTAATGAGCTTGCCATGCCACATTGGAAAGTGACACTCCTCTATGGGGTGATACAAGCCATTGTAAGCTTTGCCGCTCTGATTACGATAAGAAGTACGTTATTGTGGCAATTTAGCCTTTTTGGTGGATTTTCCATACTCTTTATTGCCTCATACTATCTGATAAAGAGAATCCCCTCCAAAACATAACTCTTTATAAAGGTTTCGCCAAAAACAACCGAAAAGTAATTAAAAGTTATACATTGTGCCAAGGAGGTGCTACAATGGAATACACAGTAGAATATGTACCAACAATGCCAGATTTGAGGGATGCAGTCTCCAATGAAAATAAAAACAGGTCATTCAGAAGGGCAAAGAAGCCGTTAAAGAAAATACGGGAAAAAGAAGAGCCTGTAGAGAGAAAATCTGATGGGCATAACATAGACATTCTTGTTTGATTTATGAAGTACAGATAGTGCGATACTAAACATTAATCAACAAGAAATCCAGGAGATTATCTTCAAGGACAAGACGGAAACCTATATGAAAGTCCTTGAAGTCCGGGGCGTTAAGACTTCTGTAAGAACTACGTGCAAATTTTGGGAAAGTACGCCAACTCCCTCCACGCATCACACGATTGCAACCACCTCTTATACAAACTGGACGATTAACAGAGTGTTTGCTGTAAGCATTTTCGTCATATACATCCTCCACCCACTCCCATACATTACCGCTCATATCGTATATCCCCAAACCGTTAGGCTTCTTCTGTCCTACCGGATGCGGCATCATTTCTGAGTTACCGTCATGCCAGGCATAATCCCCTACGCTATTTTCATCGTTAGTTCCTGCCCAATTCTCATCCTTTCCGCCACTCCGACAGGCATATTCCCACTCTGCCTCAGTTGGTAAACGATGTTTCTTTCGTGTTTGTGTATTTAACCTGTTTGCAAAATCCTGAACATCATACCAACTTACCTCTTCAACAGGATAATTCAAACCATATGTCAATGATGGATTATTCTCCATTACTTTTAGCCATTCCTTCTGAGTTACCGGATATTTACCAATATAGAAATCATCCAGGCAAACCTTATGAACTGGTCTTTCCTCAGCCTCTCCCTCACCAAACACATCTCCCATCTGATAGCATCCGCCCTTTACAAACACAAATTCCATACCGGTTACAGGGCATATAAAATCCTTCTCAGTGCTCATTACAGTGATTATACACTAAGATGAATAAATTTTTAAACTTACAGTAATTGCTCGTATTTTCATGGTTGACTCAACTGTCGGCAAAGCGTTAATTTAATGTATGGAGGGAGTGGAAATACTTGATGTTTCTGGTGACATCGGGTTAAGGGTGACTGCCACCACAAAGGAGGAGTTATTTGTGAAAGCAGCATGTGCTTTGTTTTCACTCATCACAGATTTTGAGACAATTGAGCCGCTTGAAAGCAGGGAGATTGCGCTTTCTGCCGATTCCTCAGAAGACCTCATGGTTGCATGGCTTAATGAGCTCATTTATAATTTTGATGTTTTCGGATTTCTCTGTAAAGATGTAACTATAAACAAGCTGTCACAAAGACATATCAAGGCTACCGTAAAAGGAGAGACTTTTGATGAGGAAAAACACAAAAGAGGATTTCTCATAAAAGCTGCCACTTATCATAATCTTAAACTTGTGTGTGAGCCGTCTTTTTCCTCTTTGGAGATAATTCTGGATATATAGCCACCGGAAAGTGAGGAGGGTAAAAAATTATGACAGAAAAACTGATAAGAAAAGATGAAAACACGATAGAGGTTCCGATAGGTTACAAGGCCGGAATGCGTGTGCCGGGGTTGATTTATCTAAATGCACAGCTTGAAAAATTCCTTGAGCCACAGGCTGTCGCTCAGGTAGCTAACGTATCCACACTGCCTGGCATTGTTGGATACTCTCTTGCCATGCCTGATATTCACACAGGTTACGGATTTCCGATTGGCGGTGTTGCTGCGTTTGATTTAAACGAGGGGATAATCTCACCCGGTGGAGTTGGTTATGACATAAACTGCGGAGTCAGGCTACTTAGAAGCAACCTCACTAAGCAGGAGGTGCTCCCGCACATAAAAGACCTTGTTGCCGCAATATACGCAAATGTGCCCTCAGGGGTTGGCTCAAAGGGTAAGATTAGGCTAACTCCGGACGAGCAGAAAAATGTTGTCTTAAAGGGAGCTCTATGGGCAGTGGAGCAGGGTATGGGCAGCGGTGCAGATTTGGAAAAAACCGAGTCAGAAGGTATGATGTCAGGCGTGGATGAGACCTCAATAAGTGAAAAAGCCTATGAACGAGGCAGAAATCAGATGGGAACTCTGGGCTCTGGGAATCACTTTATAGAAATTCAGTATGTCAGCGAAATATTTAACGAAAAAGCCGCTCAGGCATTTGGGCTTTTTGAGGGACAGGTCACAGTTATGATTCACACAGGCTCTCGGGGGCTGGGGCATCAGGTATGTACCGACTTTTTGCCAATTATGGAACGCGCCTCTAAAAAGTATGGAATTGAGCTTTACGACAGAGAATTAGCCTGTGCTCCATTTCATTCACAGGAGGCAGAGGAATATTTTTCAGCTATGAAAGGTGCTGCCAACTACGCATGGGCAAATCGACAGAGCATTATGCACCTTGTGTCGGAGTCTTTTATTGCAGCTCTGAGAGGCTCACCGTCAAGCATTGGGCTCTCTTTGGTCTATGACGTTGCACACAACATTGCAAAGGAGGAAACCCATCGGGTTGGAAAGCGTGATGTCAGATTGATAGTGCACAGAAAGGGGGCAACCAGGGCGTTTCCGAAAGATCACCCTGAGCTTCCAGATATTTATAGAGCCGTAGGACAGCCGGTGTTAATTCCAGGCGATATGGGGCGTGCCTCGTTTGTGCTTATTGGTACACAAGACGCTATGACCGAGACTTACGGTTCGACTTGTCATGGAGCGGGCAGACTGCTTTCCCGTCACGGCGCAATAAAGGCAGCCAAGGGGAGGCAAATCTGGAAAGAACTGCTTGATGCCGGCGTTACGGTTACAAGTGCAGGCAGGGGCACACTTGCCGAGGAAATGCCGGAGGCTTATAAGAATATTAATAATGTTATCAGCGTTGTTGACAATGCCCGTATTTCTCAAAAAGTAGCGATGCTTAAACCCATCGGTGTTGTAAAAGGATAATTCTCAATGCTAAAATCGCTGAAAATTGGAAAAATTAACTTTGCCAATCTGTTTCCGATTTTTCATTGTCTTGAAAATGACATAAACCTAAACAAAACCGAATCGTATGAGATAATCTCAGGCGTACCTTCATATCTTAACTCGCTAATCAGAGAGGGGAAAATTGATGTCAGCCCATCGTCTTCAATTGAGTACCTGCGTCACCCGGAGCTTTATGATCTCATTAAAGAGCACTCAGTAAGCTCCTTTGGCGCAATAGAGAGTATTTTACTTTTTAGTGCAGACGATATCTGTAACCTTGGCGGTAAAACGGTTTTGGTCTCTGTTCAATCGGAAACGTCAGTAGCGCTACTTAAAGTTATTCTTTCGGAATTTTACGGAATAACCGTCAGCATGGAACCCTCTGACGCTAAACTTGCCGAGGGACTCGGCACCCACCCTGCCTACTTGCTAATCGGTGATAACGCTCTCATTGAAAACCGCAGAAGTGTTAGAATTAATAAGAAAATTTATATTTATGATCTCGGTCAACTTTGGTATGAGCACACGGGATTACCCTTTGTATTTGCACTTTGGATAGCAAGAAAGGACTGCAACCGGAAATTACTTTCAGAGTTTGAATTTTCCCTTAAACGTGCAAAAAAACAAGCCCTGAGCACCCTCTCAGAAATAGCTTCAGTGTCCCCCTACCCTGCTGAAATGCTCTCCAAAGAAATGCTCGTATCATACTGGGAGAATATATCTTATGACCTCACTGAAAAACACATGCAAGGCCTACAACTATTTGAAAGCTATCTGTTTAAGGGAAGAGAGTAAGGAAGAAGGAGGGAGAGGGCTTTGCCTATTACGGCTGGGGTGCCTCACCCCTTCCCCGTGATCCCTCGGTTTGGAGTACAGTGTTTTTAATTTTGACATAGTTAATAACTTAGTTTATAATTTAAGTATGAAAGTGAATATTCATGAGGCGGCAGCTCATTTATCAAAGCTTATAAACAGGGTAAGCAGTGGTGAGGAAATAATAATAGCCAGAGCAGGTACACCTATTGCAAGGCTTGTACCGATTCCCAACCGGCGTACAAATAGAATTCCTGATACGGCTAAAGGTAAAATTACTGTTCATGAAGATTTCACCGCTCCATTACCAGACGAAATAATTGATTCCTTCTATAAATGAGAGCTTTACTGGATACACACACTTTTCTGTGGTGGATAACCGACAGTTCTTTGCTATCAGACATTGCTGTGCGAATTATTAGTGATGCAAAGACTGAGCTGTACCTTAGCTCTGTCAGCGTGTTGGAGATGGTAATAAAGGCTCAAATTGGAAAGTTGACTTTACCCGATACGCCAGAGATATTCATAACTAGTCAAATGGTTATAAATTCTATACAGTGCATGCCAATGAATATGAACCATGCCTTTGCTGTATATACCTTACCTATGCACCACAGGGACCCATTTGACAGGCTGCTTGTTGCTCAGGCACAATCTGAGGAATTACCTATTATTACGAATGACCAATTTATTAAGCAATATGGTGTTACTGTTATTTGGTAAATCATAAGTGACAGTCTCATACGATGGCTTTTTTCTTGACAATCTTTTTCATTCTATGTTTTACTTAGCCATCACAACAGTTATTTCTTAAGTGTAGAAATTGCTTAGGGCTTGTTTACCGGAGGGCTGTAATGGTTCAGTTTGGCAATAACAAAACATCACTACTTGCCAACTCCGCAAGCTTCATAGCAATCGTCTTTGTGTTTATAATAGCAGTCGGACTGAACACTCCAACCGTTACCTCTGCCGCTGAGCCGCCCTCTGAGCCAATTCTCCGTATTAATACCGAAATGCACACAGCAGGAATATTCGGAATCGGAGTTGATGCAGAAAACAAATATCTTGTAACCGGCTCAGGTGACAAAACGGTAAAAGTGTGGGACATTCGTGACTTTAGTTCAGTAAAACTTATACAAACCCTCAGAGTACCTATTGGTGAGGACAGAGAAGGGAAAATATTTGCGGTTGCAATATCTCCCGATGGTAAAACTATAGCTTGTGGCGGTTATACAGGATACGATTGGGATAAATCTCATTCTATTTATATATTTGACAGACAGACTGGAAAACTAAAACAACATATAACAGATCTGCCTGATATTATATATTATCTCGTATATTCTAAAGATGGCAGGTTTCTTGCTTCTACACTAAGACACAATGGCATACGGATATATAAAGCTAATGATTATTCACTGGCAGCCTCTGACAGTGATTATGGAGATAGAAGTCTATGCGCTGATTTTGACAAAAATGGCAGGCTCGTTACATCATCTTATGATGGTAATATACGGCTTTATGACAATACTTTCAAGCTCATATCAAAGGAAAAAACAAAAAGCGGTACGCAATCTCGTTCAGTTAGTTTCTCGCCTGATGGCTCTAAGATAGCAGTTGGATTTGACGAAACAGATAAGGTGGATAT from Nitrospirota bacterium carries:
- a CDS encoding archease, with protein sequence MEILDVSGDIGLRVTATTKEELFVKAACALFSLITDFETIEPLESREIALSADSSEDLMVAWLNELIYNFDVFGFLCKDVTINKLSQRHIKATVKGETFDEEKHKRGFLIKAATYHNLKLVCEPSFSSLEIILDI
- a CDS encoding heparinase II/III family protein, which produces MFINNRRIPIDFPGVLTFVFTLRYLKPVQIYGRALYALKRQFYRVNGLTALRKKAAELKPTLQQPQKIQITFDFLNVKETYPLDSIKWVDNTKEKLWRYNQHYFDFLLKNNYTKEKAIEKLYLVLDWIEKNSYETTEAWEPFVISKRVVNWTKWLKDSKYHFTNDDEIRLVIYESICIQCKRLYQDIEYHVQANHLFENLKALFITAAFLIENGYKVNHFINQLIFSAKELTIEINEQILDDGGHYEVTPMYHEQILSGMVEINLAAGDALEIENLSVNQVTALEKLHCLCSVKIKKMKHWLSFMVHPDGKFSLFNDTSLIKPKELDEEHELLQYTDSFEFFENSGYFIRHWGGGFYFIIDSGSPSPEYQPGHSHCDSMSYELSLAGQRVIVDTGVGSYQDPSVRNYCRRTAAHNLPVIEGVEQSEIWAFFRMGRRSCVLERNYNVSADTFSCLIADYNGNIFERKVVFEKYSLTVTDVLRKRISAGAFKSLVHIHPDVLVKPEGSNKISLSTPKTVFNILSESNLSVQESKYYPEFGKEMSNNVIIAEQTSSSTISYQINF
- a CDS encoding menaquinone biosynthesis protein; this translates as MLKSLKIGKINFANLFPIFHCLENDINLNKTESYEIISGVPSYLNSLIREGKIDVSPSSSIEYLRHPELYDLIKEHSVSSFGAIESILLFSADDICNLGGKTVLVSVQSETSVALLKVILSEFYGITVSMEPSDAKLAEGLGTHPAYLLIGDNALIENRRSVRINKKIYIYDLGQLWYEHTGLPFVFALWIARKDCNRKLLSEFEFSLKRAKKQALSTLSEIASVSPYPAEMLSKEMLVSYWENISYDLTEKHMQGLQLFESYLFKGRE
- a CDS encoding glycosyltransferase family 4 protein, coding for MRKILFFSENFPPEVNAASTRVYERACYWVKWGYDVTVITCAPNFPQGRLYPGYKNKWHQVEFMDGIRVVRVKTFISKNEGVALRTLDFLSYNITAVAAAIFENKPDVAISTSPQFFAAVAGWMVSEARRIPFIFELGDLWPASIAAVGVMKRGNILLKMVEKLELYLYDRAAHVVSLTNSFKEDLVRRGVPEDKITVVINGVDLPRYAPMPKDPELMSTLHLDEKFVVGYIGTQGAAHGLENVIEAAKIINDHSDDICFLFVGTGSEHEKLKAKVEQFNLSSHVLFVPPKPKAEMPKYWSLCDVALIHLKNSPVFKTVIPSKMFEAMGMGLPLLVVSPEGEASAIVQREGCGLWCPAGEPQLFSKNILFLKENPAKLKDFSAKSLDASQRYTRETQAKKMIDVVENVINTPFMTGD
- a CDS encoding NAD-dependent epimerase/dehydratase family protein, whose amino-acid sequence is MRLSRVLVTGANGFIGRAVCQYLENAGFNVRAAVRNLDDGVREILPDVKDFCEIKDIGPDAVFGNALNGVDAVVHLAARVHVMKEWASDPLVEFRKVNTIGTKRLYEEAMANGVKKFIFISTVKVNGEKTTNRPFTEHDTPRPQDSYSTSKLEAEEILTELCEYDSPTAVTILRIPLVYGPFVKGNFLRLLEITSKNIPLPLKNVNNRRSMLYVGNLASAIETTLHDLSKGVKTYMVSDTVDISTPKLITMISKEMGKDPILLPFPVPLLRLAGALTGFSDELDRLLGSLTVSTYRIKLDLNWSPPYDVSYGIRDMVQWFTSKTIKD
- a CDS encoding formylglycine-generating enzyme family protein; this translates as MSTEKDFICPVTGMEFVFVKGGCYQMGDVFGEGEAEERPVHKVCLDDFYIGKYPVTQKEWLKVMENNPSLTYGLNYPVEEVSWYDVQDFANRLNTQTRKKHRLPTEAEWEYACRSGGKDENWAGTNDENSVGDYAWHDGNSEMMPHPVGQKKPNGLGIYDMSGNVWEWVEDVYDENAYSKHSVNRPVCIRGGCNRVMRGGSWRTFPKFARSSYRSLNAPDFKDFHIGFRLVLEDNLLDFLLINV
- a CDS encoding RtcB family protein, producing MTEKLIRKDENTIEVPIGYKAGMRVPGLIYLNAQLEKFLEPQAVAQVANVSTLPGIVGYSLAMPDIHTGYGFPIGGVAAFDLNEGIISPGGVGYDINCGVRLLRSNLTKQEVLPHIKDLVAAIYANVPSGVGSKGKIRLTPDEQKNVVLKGALWAVEQGMGSGADLEKTESEGMMSGVDETSISEKAYERGRNQMGTLGSGNHFIEIQYVSEIFNEKAAQAFGLFEGQVTVMIHTGSRGLGHQVCTDFLPIMERASKKYGIELYDRELACAPFHSQEAEEYFSAMKGAANYAWANRQSIMHLVSESFIAALRGSPSSIGLSLVYDVAHNIAKEETHRVGKRDVRLIVHRKGATRAFPKDHPELPDIYRAVGQPVLIPGDMGRASFVLIGTQDAMTETYGSTCHGAGRLLSRHGAIKAAKGRQIWKELLDAGVTVTSAGRGTLAEEMPEAYKNINNVISVVDNARISQKVAMLKPIGVVKG
- a CDS encoding type II toxin-antitoxin system VapC family toxin, whose amino-acid sequence is MRALLDTHTFLWWITDSSLLSDIAVRIISDAKTELYLSSVSVLEMVIKAQIGKLTLPDTPEIFITSQMVINSIQCMPMNMNHAFAVYTLPMHHRDPFDRLLVAQAQSEELPIITNDQFIKQYGVTVIW
- a CDS encoding type II toxin-antitoxin system Phd/YefM family antitoxin, with the protein product MKVNIHEAAAHLSKLINRVSSGEEIIIARAGTPIARLVPIPNRRTNRIPDTAKGKITVHEDFTAPLPDEIIDSFYK